A genomic region of Leptolyngbya sp. NIES-2104 contains the following coding sequences:
- a CDS encoding chromophore lyase CpcT/CpeT, producing MLNPSILAQYMAGEFDNQVQARESPTWFVHLRLWQRPVQLFEDLTIFAEQSNVLKLDQPYRQRLLQLQETENGLKVQYYQFKDPSLVKGAGQRPELLDRLSDQAIELLPGCTLEVTVKSLAQGFHFIASPPPNSRCAFSLQGSTIQVSLGFEAMPDRFLSYDKGIDPETQQPIWGALMGAYEFQKINP from the coding sequence ATGTTGAATCCTTCAATTCTTGCTCAGTATATGGCAGGAGAGTTTGATAACCAAGTTCAGGCAAGAGAAAGCCCGACTTGGTTCGTACATCTTCGTTTGTGGCAGCGTCCGGTTCAATTGTTTGAAGACTTGACGATTTTTGCTGAGCAATCGAATGTTTTGAAGCTGGATCAACCGTATCGACAGCGATTATTGCAATTGCAAGAAACTGAAAACGGGTTGAAGGTTCAATACTATCAATTCAAAGATCCAAGTCTTGTAAAAGGGGCAGGGCAAAGACCGGAATTGCTCGATCGATTATCCGACCAAGCTATCGAACTGCTTCCAGGTTGCACGTTAGAGGTCACCGTAAAATCTCTCGCTCAAGGCTTTCACTTCATCGCCTCACCGCCACCCAATAGCCGCTGTGCCTTCTCGCTACAAGGTAGTACGATTCAGGTTTCATTGGGATTTGAAGCGATGCCTGACCGTTTTTTGAGCTACGACAAAGGGATCGATCCTGAAACACAGCAACCGATCTGGGGTGCGTTGATGGGCGCGTATGAATTTCAGAAAATTAATCCGTAA
- a CDS encoding sigma-70 family RNA polymerase sigma factor, with product MSEQSDLELVLLSQQGNKAAFGQLVLRYQPIAQRLAMRVVSDRDLAQELVQEAMLQAYLSLGKLNDPNRFKSWLYGIVLNLCRNNLRRRRIICFSLETMVRNLADESSSIVGSSPDPQLVAEQEELHTALLSAVDTLSPKNRSAVLLFYHDQFSLQEVAKHLDISVNAVKGRLHKSRHQLKARLLPFQAQIQPNLLQENQIMTNRTSAQIKPELEVCCSFCGKGNHQVHALIAGPIFRTARIYICNECVTTCNQIISGEIPPLTQEEVDELMDSDRLID from the coding sequence GTGTCGGAACAGAGCGATCTGGAGTTAGTTCTTCTGTCACAACAGGGAAACAAGGCGGCATTCGGTCAGCTTGTGTTACGTTATCAGCCGATTGCACAACGGCTGGCGATGCGAGTGGTTAGCGATCGAGATTTGGCTCAAGAACTGGTGCAAGAAGCCATGCTGCAAGCCTATCTTTCACTGGGGAAACTGAATGACCCGAATCGCTTCAAGAGTTGGCTCTATGGAATTGTGCTTAATTTATGTCGAAACAATCTGAGGCGGCGTAGGATTATCTGTTTTTCGCTTGAGACGATGGTGAGGAACCTTGCAGATGAATCGTCCTCGATCGTCGGAAGTTCACCTGACCCTCAGCTAGTCGCAGAACAGGAAGAGCTTCACACTGCATTACTCTCAGCCGTCGATACTTTATCTCCAAAGAATCGTTCAGCAGTTCTACTCTTCTACCATGACCAATTCAGCCTGCAAGAAGTGGCAAAGCATTTAGATATTTCAGTCAATGCCGTAAAAGGGCGGTTACACAAATCGCGTCACCAACTAAAAGCGCGATTGTTACCGTTTCAAGCTCAAATTCAACCTAACTTACTCCAGGAAAACCAGATTATGACGAATCGTACTTCTGCTCAAATCAAGCCAGAACTAGAAGTTTGCTGCTCATTCTGTGGCAAAGGTAATCATCAAGTTCATGCACTGATCGCAGGACCAATCTTTAGAACCGCTCGAATTTATATCTGTAATGAATGCGTGACTACCTGCAATCAAATCATCAGCGGAGAAATTCCGCCATTGACTCAAGAGGAAGTTGATGAGTTGATGGATTCCGATCGGTTGATTGATTAG
- a CDS encoding ABC transporter ATP-binding protein, with protein sequence MATQTPPVRSVDARLDVELRKVFKVYNGEPAVRGIDLGIRRGEFFSILGPSGCGKTTTLRLIAGFENPSAGDILIRDRSMLNVPPYKRPANTVFQSYALFGHMTVSENIAFGLKIQKCSRAEIQDRVRDALKLVKLEQLANRFPAQLSGGQQQRVAVARALVNRPAVLLLDEPLGALDLKLRKEMQVELSTLHRELGITFVMVTHDQEEAMALSDRIAVMNLGKLEQIGTPEQIYDRPLTPFVADFIGDTNLLRGKIEGAHPQSLWIRTETGIKLTVQQNPINPMTSGWVMISVRPEKIQLSRTPVDSNNCFEGRLQDVMYLGTHIHCLVQLQSGDRITVRQPTSSNLITADTPIYVYWDAVDSLALSES encoded by the coding sequence ATGGCAACTCAGACTCCTCCCGTTCGCAGCGTCGATGCTCGTCTCGATGTCGAACTGCGAAAAGTCTTCAAAGTCTACAACGGTGAACCCGCTGTGCGCGGCATCGATCTGGGCATTCGACGCGGCGAGTTTTTTAGTATTCTGGGTCCTTCTGGGTGCGGTAAAACAACAACGCTGCGGCTGATTGCGGGGTTTGAGAATCCTTCGGCAGGTGATATTTTAATTCGCGATCGCTCGATGCTGAATGTTCCACCTTACAAGCGTCCCGCGAATACGGTCTTTCAAAGCTATGCACTGTTCGGACATATGACCGTTTCAGAGAACATTGCATTTGGATTGAAGATTCAGAAATGTTCTCGTGCAGAAATTCAAGATCGCGTTAGAGATGCGTTAAAGCTGGTTAAGCTCGAACAGTTAGCAAATCGATTTCCGGCTCAGCTTTCAGGCGGACAGCAGCAACGGGTCGCGGTCGCACGAGCCTTAGTCAATCGTCCAGCGGTGTTGTTGCTCGATGAACCGTTGGGAGCATTGGATCTGAAGTTGCGGAAAGAAATGCAGGTAGAACTTTCGACCTTGCATCGGGAGTTAGGAATTACATTCGTAATGGTGACGCACGATCAAGAGGAAGCAATGGCGTTGTCCGATCGCATTGCGGTGATGAATTTAGGCAAGCTGGAACAGATTGGAACTCCAGAGCAAATCTACGATCGACCCCTCACGCCATTCGTTGCAGATTTCATCGGAGATACGAACCTATTACGCGGCAAAATCGAAGGCGCACATCCTCAATCGTTGTGGATTAGAACCGAAACCGGGATTAAGCTGACCGTACAGCAGAATCCAATCAATCCGATGACTTCAGGCTGGGTGATGATTAGTGTGCGTCCTGAAAAAATTCAGCTTTCACGGACTCCAGTTGATTCAAACAATTGCTTTGAAGGTCGATTGCAAGATGTGATGTACTTGGGCACACATATCCATTGTTTAGTGCAGTTGCAATCGGGCGATCGCATTACCGTTCGTCAGCCTACTTCATCGAATCTCATAACTGCGGACACTCCAATCTATGTCTATTGGGATGCAGTCGATAGTTTAGCGTTGTCGGAATCGTAG
- a CDS encoding Photosystem I reaction center subunit III, translating to MQRLFALVLAIFLWFGFVTPQPAHAYNLTPCSENEVFAQRIQDSQNATARRRLELYAEHGLLCGKDDGLPHLITDGNLKHVGEFTLPGLLFLYIAGWIGYSGRSYLIAAKKSGTPEDKEIVIDVPLAISCILPALLWPVLSLQEFLAGTLVERDGRIPVSADSLLLGQENKRKPQPSQSR from the coding sequence ATGCAACGATTGTTTGCTCTAGTTCTTGCCATTTTCCTCTGGTTTGGCTTTGTCACTCCTCAGCCAGCCCACGCTTATAATCTGACTCCTTGTAGCGAAAACGAAGTGTTTGCACAACGAATCCAAGATTCACAAAATGCAACCGCTCGTCGTCGCTTAGAACTCTATGCAGAACATGGCTTGCTCTGTGGTAAAGACGATGGACTGCCCCATCTGATTACCGATGGCAACCTCAAGCACGTCGGCGAATTCACGCTTCCGGGTCTATTATTCCTGTACATCGCAGGCTGGATCGGCTATTCGGGTCGCTCCTACTTGATCGCAGCGAAAAAATCAGGCACACCAGAAGACAAGGAAATCGTCATCGATGTGCCGCTGGCGATTAGCTGCATTCTGCCTGCACTGCTGTGGCCTGTGCTCTCGCTTCAGGAATTTCTTGCAGGTACCCTCGTCGAGCGGGATGGTCGCATTCCTGTGAGTGCGGACTCTCTGTTGCTCGGTCAGGAAAACAAGCGTAAACCCCAGCCGTCTCAGTCCCGTTAA
- the tsaD gene encoding tRNA (adenosine(37)-N6)-threonylcarbamoyltransferase complex transferase subunit TsaD, translating into MATVLAIETSCDETAVAIVKNRHILSSVVSSQIAIHQQYGGVVPEVASRQHVEIVNSAIAQSFTESGLSWAEIDGIAGTCTPGLVGALLVGLTAAKTLAIVHEKPFLGVHHLEGHIYASYLSDPELKPPFLCLLVSGGHTSLIYVKDCGQYEVLGQTRDDAAGEAFDKVARLLKLGYPGGPIIDKLAAQGNPKAFPLPEGQISLPEGGFHPYDSSFSGLKTAVLRLTQKLEATGAELPIADLAASFQATVVRALTKRAIACARNYGLNTIAVGGGVAANRGLREQLQIAAEPHGIKVMFPPMKFCTDNAAMIACAASEHLDRGHVSELSIAARSRLPLSEVMSLYRV; encoded by the coding sequence ATGGCAACGGTCTTAGCAATTGAAACAAGTTGTGACGAAACTGCGGTGGCGATCGTAAAAAATCGTCACATTTTAAGCAGTGTTGTATCGTCGCAAATCGCGATCCATCAGCAGTATGGCGGCGTTGTGCCGGAAGTGGCATCTCGTCAGCACGTCGAAATTGTCAATAGTGCGATCGCGCAATCCTTCACAGAATCCGGTTTATCTTGGGCAGAAATTGATGGAATCGCTGGAACTTGCACCCCCGGATTGGTCGGGGCGTTACTGGTGGGATTAACCGCCGCGAAAACGTTAGCGATCGTGCATGAAAAACCGTTTCTCGGCGTTCACCATCTGGAGGGGCACATTTACGCCTCGTATTTGAGCGATCCAGAGTTGAAACCGCCCTTTCTTTGTTTGCTTGTGTCGGGTGGGCATACGAGCCTGATTTATGTGAAGGACTGCGGACAGTATGAAGTGCTGGGTCAAACGCGAGATGATGCGGCGGGAGAAGCGTTCGATAAAGTGGCTCGATTGTTGAAATTGGGCTATCCGGGTGGACCAATTATCGATAAATTAGCGGCTCAAGGAAATCCGAAAGCGTTTCCGCTGCCAGAAGGACAGATTTCGTTACCTGAAGGCGGATTTCATCCGTATGATTCGAGTTTTAGCGGGTTGAAAACGGCGGTATTGAGATTAACTCAGAAACTAGAGGCGACGGGGGCAGAATTGCCGATCGCAGATCTTGCCGCAAGTTTTCAAGCGACTGTGGTTCGGGCACTTACGAAACGGGCGATCGCTTGTGCGCGAAATTACGGATTAAATACGATCGCGGTCGGTGGTGGAGTCGCGGCAAATCGAGGCTTACGAGAACAATTACAGATTGCCGCAGAACCGCATGGAATTAAGGTGATGTTTCCACCGATGAAATTCTGTACCGATAATGCGGCGATGATTGCTTGTGCGGCTTCGGAGCATTTGGATCGGGGACATGTTTCGGAATTGTCGATCGCGGCTCGATCGCGGTTACCGCTTTCTGAAGTAATGAGCTTATACCGAGTTTAA
- a CDS encoding carbohydrate ABC transporter permease, which translates to MRERTTQSVLTYILLSAIAILMLIPLVWLVSTSFKSPGEDLFQFPPRFIPEQPTLENFVTVWQSNPFGRYLFNSTLVSVLTVVLNLIFCSLAAYPLARLTFAGREIIFSAIVSTILIPFQIVMIPLYVLAVKLELVNSYLGIIFPGIASAFGIFLLRQAFQSVPKELEEAARMDGCSELGIWWYVMLPSIRPALVTLAIFVFIGSWSDFLWPLLVVDRPEFFTLPLGVSKLAGTFTLDWRLIAAGSVISIVPILLFFLIMQRYIVPTEAGSGVKG; encoded by the coding sequence ATGCGCGAGCGAACAACTCAATCGGTACTCACCTACATTTTGCTGAGCGCGATCGCAATCTTGATGCTGATTCCGCTCGTTTGGCTGGTGAGCACTTCATTCAAATCACCCGGCGAAGATTTGTTTCAATTTCCGCCCCGGTTTATTCCCGAACAGCCAACGCTAGAGAATTTTGTCACTGTTTGGCAGAGTAATCCATTTGGACGCTATTTATTTAACAGCACATTAGTCTCAGTGTTGACCGTTGTATTAAATCTAATATTCTGTTCTCTAGCGGCTTACCCATTAGCGAGATTGACGTTTGCAGGGCGAGAAATTATCTTTAGTGCGATCGTTTCTACGATTCTAATTCCGTTTCAAATTGTGATGATTCCGCTGTATGTTTTAGCAGTGAAATTGGAATTGGTCAATAGCTATCTCGGAATCATTTTTCCTGGAATTGCATCCGCTTTTGGCATATTCTTGCTTAGACAAGCCTTTCAAAGTGTGCCGAAAGAACTCGAAGAAGCCGCCCGAATGGATGGTTGCTCAGAACTGGGAATCTGGTGGTATGTGATGCTTCCGTCGATTCGTCCTGCGCTCGTTACGTTAGCAATCTTTGTGTTTATCGGTTCGTGGAGCGATTTTCTGTGGCCTCTTTTAGTCGTCGATCGACCCGAATTTTTCACTCTGCCGCTCGGTGTTTCTAAACTCGCTGGAACCTTCACGCTCGATTGGCGATTAATTGCAGCGGGATCAGTGATCTCGATCGTGCCAATTTTGCTGTTTTTCCTCATCATGCAGCGCTACATCGTGCCGACTGAAGCTGGAAGCGGTGTGAAAGGGTGA
- a CDS encoding DUF4351 domain-containing protein produces MEIEQIDHDRLFKELIATFFLEFLELFLPELRSTIDANSIRFLQQEYFADLTAGEEKIIDLLVEVKQSGEDAAFLVHLEAQSTPESFFARRIFFYFARLHQKFLQRIYPIVIFSFDKPYREESSTYTVEFPNRKILEFNFESIQLNRLNWRDFIDRPNPVAAALMSKMRIAPEDRVRVKVECLRLLATLRLDPARTKLISGFVDTYLKLNATETQAFQTEISRIEPERREGIMEIVTSWMQEGIEQGIEQGIEQGIERERSLVLRLLTKRVGALPPEIRDRCDQLSIDQMEALGEALLEFTSLTDLETWLAES; encoded by the coding sequence GTGGAGATCGAACAGATTGACCACGATAGACTATTCAAAGAGCTAATTGCGACATTTTTTCTGGAGTTTCTGGAATTGTTTTTGCCGGAACTGCGATCGACGATCGACGCAAATTCAATTCGGTTTCTTCAGCAGGAATATTTCGCTGATCTGACCGCTGGAGAAGAAAAAATTATCGATCTTCTAGTCGAGGTGAAGCAGTCCGGTGAAGATGCCGCCTTTCTGGTTCACCTCGAAGCCCAATCAACCCCAGAATCCTTTTTTGCGCGGCGCATCTTTTTCTACTTCGCCAGACTGCACCAAAAATTTCTGCAACGGATTTACCCGATCGTCATCTTCTCTTTTGACAAGCCCTACCGAGAAGAGTCTAGTACCTATACCGTCGAGTTTCCCAATCGAAAAATTTTAGAGTTCAATTTTGAATCAATCCAGTTAAATCGTCTCAACTGGCGAGACTTTATCGATCGACCTAACCCTGTTGCAGCAGCATTAATGAGCAAAATGCGGATTGCACCAGAAGATCGAGTGAGAGTCAAAGTGGAGTGTTTGCGTCTATTGGCAACACTGCGACTTGATCCTGCTCGGACAAAGCTAATTTCGGGCTTTGTCGATACCTATCTAAAGCTCAACGCAACTGAGACTCAAGCGTTTCAGACAGAAATTAGTAGAATTGAGCCAGAGCGACGCGAGGGAATCATGGAGATTGTAACCAGTTGGATGCAAGAAGGAATCGAGCAGGGGATTGAGCAGGGGATTGAGCAGGGGATTGAGCGCGAACGATCGTTAGTTTTAAGACTTCTGACCAAGCGAGTTGGAGCATTACCGCCTGAGATTCGCGATCGCTGTGATCAGTTGTCGATCGATCAAATGGAAGCTTTGGGAGAAGCCTTGCTAGAGTTTACTTCTCTGACAGATTTGGAGACTTGGTTAGCAGAAAGCTGA
- the sipA gene encoding regulatory protein SipA, with protein MKEFSIGEKVRIVSLPPYLKTAETMPMLRPADLLQVGDEGTVLDRRPGGYWGVRFPTGAFLMDDQYLESV; from the coding sequence ATGAAAGAATTCTCGATCGGTGAAAAAGTCCGCATTGTTTCCCTGCCGCCGTATCTGAAAACGGCTGAGACGATGCCGATGTTGCGTCCAGCGGATCTTTTGCAGGTGGGAGATGAAGGAACGGTGCTCGATCGACGACCCGGCGGATATTGGGGCGTTCGATTTCCCACGGGTGCGTTCTTGATGGATGATCAATATTTAGAATCGGTTTAG
- a CDS encoding DUF3318 domain-containing protein — protein sequence MNPEPEIRRLLDVMPASGRMFAKIVSKPDQKFVIDAPPPFPWTSDRPIYINFDLWSRLTRSQRDLLILRTISWSTNIKWFQPSPMLGLTALGAIGLGIELAQQDFVGVAAASGLSAIALFQIWRNNKSSRVELEADEKALKIAQRRGYTETEAARALCSAIESVAQNEGRMLSFIELLRCQSLRAIGGLSPVGIPDELRQE from the coding sequence ATGAATCCCGAACCTGAAATCCGAAGATTGCTCGATGTCATGCCTGCATCGGGTCGGATGTTTGCCAAAATCGTGAGTAAACCCGATCAAAAATTCGTGATCGACGCTCCTCCTCCGTTTCCTTGGACGAGCGATCGACCAATCTACATTAATTTCGATCTCTGGAGTCGCTTAACGCGATCGCAGCGAGATTTACTGATTTTACGAACCATAAGCTGGAGCACGAATATTAAATGGTTCCAGCCTTCTCCGATGTTAGGACTAACGGCATTAGGCGCGATCGGGCTAGGAATCGAACTTGCACAACAGGATTTTGTCGGAGTGGCAGCCGCGAGTGGATTAAGCGCGATCGCACTCTTTCAAATTTGGCGAAATAATAAGAGTTCGCGGGTGGAACTTGAAGCGGATGAGAAAGCGCTCAAGATTGCCCAACGGCGAGGATATACAGAAACTGAAGCAGCAAGGGCACTTTGTAGCGCGATCGAGTCCGTGGCTCAGAATGAAGGGCGAATGCTGAGTTTTATCGAATTACTGCGATGTCAGTCACTAAGAGCGATCGGCGGACTGTCTCCAGTTGGAATTCCTGACGAACTGAGGCAGGAGTAG
- a CDS encoding class I SAM-dependent methyltransferase translates to MILIIAGISQYDQSRSLFSQPMKDDLLRREQAFHDQWASTIDVDGIRVCDYFEACTAPENRFILRQLGDVRGKLLLDLGCGAGENSVYFARLGAQCVAADYSPGMVDVALQLAERNGVQIEGRVINAMSIDIPDNTFDIVYASNLLHHIPDPKVTLQEMHRILKPGGRACFWDPLRHNPVINVYRRMATEVRTEDETPLDIGIVNFIRSLYSQTNYDTFWIATLWIFLQFYLVEKVNPNEERYWKKIILEQARLEKTYLRLEKLDRVLKKLPLMKRMAWNLAVVATK, encoded by the coding sequence TTGATTTTGATCATCGCTGGAATCTCACAGTATGATCAAAGCCGATCGCTATTTTCGCAACCGATGAAAGATGATTTGCTGCGCCGGGAACAGGCGTTTCATGACCAATGGGCAAGCACGATCGATGTCGATGGTATTCGTGTCTGCGATTATTTTGAAGCCTGTACTGCTCCTGAAAATCGCTTTATCCTGAGACAGCTTGGCGATGTTCGAGGAAAATTACTGCTCGATCTCGGTTGTGGCGCGGGTGAAAATAGCGTCTATTTTGCTCGACTGGGGGCGCAGTGTGTCGCGGCAGATTATTCGCCAGGAATGGTCGATGTGGCGCTGCAATTGGCGGAGCGAAACGGGGTTCAGATTGAAGGGCGGGTGATTAATGCCATGTCGATCGACATTCCCGACAATACATTCGATATTGTTTACGCCTCGAATTTGCTGCATCACATTCCTGATCCGAAGGTTACTTTACAAGAAATGCACCGAATTCTAAAACCGGGTGGAAGAGCTTGTTTTTGGGACCCGTTGCGCCATAATCCTGTGATTAATGTGTATCGACGGATGGCAACCGAAGTGCGGACTGAAGATGAAACGCCGCTCGATATTGGCATTGTGAACTTTATTCGATCGCTCTATTCCCAGACAAATTACGACACGTTTTGGATTGCAACACTTTGGATTTTCTTACAGTTTTATTTGGTTGAGAAGGTCAATCCGAATGAAGAACGGTATTGGAAAAAGATCATTCTCGAACAAGCACGATTAGAGAAAACCTATTTGCGATTGGAAAAGCTCGATCGAGTCCTCAAAAAACTGCCATTGATGAAGCGAATGGCTTGGAATTTGGCAGTCGTCGCAACGAAGTAA
- a CDS encoding AbrB/MazE/SpoVT family DNA-binding domain-containing protein has product MTISRITNEGQVTIPPEIQAHLKLQPGSRVEFIIDGSGAVKVLPLDISVANLAGILHRPDTPTVSIDEMNQAIQDEINHRA; this is encoded by the coding sequence ATGACTATCTCCAGAATCACAAATGAAGGGCAGGTGACAATTCCGCCAGAGATCCAGGCACATCTTAAGCTGCAACCTGGAAGCCGTGTTGAATTTATTATTGATGGTTCTGGAGCGGTTAAAGTTCTTCCACTGGATATCTCAGTTGCCAATCTTGCAGGAATTTTGCATCGACCAGATACACCGACCGTTTCAATCGATGAAATGAATCAAGCAATTCAAGACGAAATTAATCATCGGGCTTGA
- a CDS encoding MarR family winged helix-turn-helix transcriptional regulator: protein MKTDTSDAKTAAKEPFLSTMRELATTYQAFCAYDEAHIRETGLTPPQFDVICTLGNTPGMFMNQLAEKTLVTKGTLTGIIDRLEQKNLVRREVPPENRRCFLIVLTSEGEALFEKIFPVHIAYLKQKFDRLTPDELAEIKTALQRLKSIFTD from the coding sequence GTGAAAACTGATACTTCCGACGCGAAAACCGCCGCCAAAGAACCCTTTCTATCTACAATGCGCGAACTTGCCACGACTTACCAAGCCTTCTGCGCTTACGACGAAGCTCACATCCGCGAAACGGGTTTAACTCCGCCCCAATTCGATGTCATTTGCACATTGGGCAACACTCCCGGTATGTTCATGAATCAACTGGCTGAAAAAACGCTCGTGACAAAAGGAACCTTGACCGGGATTATCGATCGATTAGAACAGAAAAATCTCGTCCGTCGCGAAGTTCCGCCAGAAAATCGCCGCTGTTTTCTCATTGTTCTGACTTCTGAAGGTGAAGCCTTATTTGAGAAAATCTTTCCGGTTCACATTGCGTATTTGAAGCAAAAGTTCGATCGCTTAACGCCCGATGAATTAGCCGAAATCAAAACCGCACTTCAGCGACTGAAATCGATTTTTACGGATTAA
- the thiC gene encoding phosphomethylpyrimidine synthase, with amino-acid sequence MRTDWIAKRRGQDNVSQMHYARNGVITEEMHYVAQRENLPVELIRDEVARGRMIIPANINHPNLEPMAIGIASKCKVNANIGASPNSSDMSEEIAKLQLAVKYGADTVMDLSTGGGNLDEIRTAIINASPVPIGTVPIYQVLESVHGNLDNLTPDDFLHVIEKHAQQGVDYMTIHAGLLIEYLPLVRSRITGIVSRGGGIIARWMLQHHKQNPLYTHFDDIIEIFKKYDVSFSLGDSLRPGCTHDASDEAQLSELKTLGQLTRRAWEHNVQVMVEGPGHVPMDQIEFNVRKQMEECSEAPFYVLGPLVTDIAPGYDHITSAIGAAMAGWYGTAMLCYVTPKEHLGLPNAEDVRAGLIAYKIAAHAADIARHRPGARDRDDELSTARYNFDWNKQFELSLDPERAKEYHDETLPADIYKTAEFCSMCGPKFCPMQTKVDADALTELEKFLAREKQTV; translated from the coding sequence ATGCGGACAGATTGGATTGCCAAACGTCGGGGGCAGGACAACGTTTCTCAGATGCACTATGCCCGAAATGGCGTAATCACTGAGGAAATGCACTATGTTGCTCAGCGGGAAAATCTCCCGGTTGAATTGATTCGCGACGAAGTGGCTCGCGGTCGCATGATCATTCCGGCAAACATCAATCACCCGAACCTGGAACCGATGGCGATCGGGATTGCCTCAAAGTGCAAAGTGAACGCCAATATCGGAGCTTCGCCCAACTCTTCCGATATGAGTGAAGAAATCGCCAAGCTGCAATTGGCTGTGAAATACGGTGCTGACACCGTGATGGATTTATCCACAGGCGGCGGTAACTTAGACGAGATTCGCACAGCAATTATTAACGCTTCTCCAGTGCCGATCGGTACAGTGCCAATCTACCAAGTGCTCGAAAGCGTTCACGGCAATCTTGACAATCTGACTCCTGATGACTTCCTGCATGTGATCGAGAAACATGCTCAGCAAGGAGTCGATTACATGACGATTCATGCTGGACTGCTGATCGAATACTTGCCGCTTGTGCGATCGCGAATTACTGGAATTGTTTCTCGTGGTGGCGGTATCATTGCCCGCTGGATGCTGCAACATCACAAGCAAAATCCGCTCTACACGCACTTCGACGATATTATCGAAATTTTCAAAAAATACGATGTGTCCTTCAGCCTAGGGGATTCACTCCGTCCCGGTTGTACTCATGATGCCTCTGACGAAGCTCAACTTTCTGAACTGAAAACCTTGGGACAACTGACCCGCCGAGCTTGGGAACACAATGTGCAAGTAATGGTCGAAGGTCCCGGTCACGTTCCAATGGATCAAATCGAATTCAATGTTCGTAAACAAATGGAAGAGTGTTCTGAAGCGCCCTTCTATGTGTTAGGTCCGCTGGTCACTGATATTGCACCTGGATATGATCACATCACTTCCGCGATCGGGGCTGCGATGGCAGGTTGGTACGGGACTGCAATGCTTTGCTATGTCACTCCCAAAGAGCATTTAGGCTTACCCAATGCTGAAGATGTTCGCGCTGGATTGATCGCTTACAAAATTGCTGCACACGCGGCAGACATTGCACGCCATCGACCGGGAGCACGCGATCGAGATGATGAACTCTCAACAGCGCGGTACAACTTCGACTGGAACAAACAATTTGAACTGTCGCTTGATCCAGAACGCGCCAAGGAGTACCACGACGAAACGCTACCTGCGGATATCTACAAAACCGCTGAATTCTGCTCGATGTGCGGACCTAAATTCTGCCCGATGCAAACCAAAGTCGATGCTGATGCACTCACCGAGCTTGAGAAGTTCTTAGCTCGTGAAAAACAAACGGTCTAA